In one Bradyrhizobium sp. 4 genomic region, the following are encoded:
- a CDS encoding caspase family protein, protein MIPFRIFALLILAIGLACGPAHADRRVALVIGNSAYKSAPKLGNPVNDATLVGGMFKKAGFDSVDVRLDLSASEMRRMLREFAGRTRDADMAVIYYAGHGIELEGTNYLIPIDATLETDGDVLDETIPVERALFAVEPAKQLRLIILDACRDNPFSKTMKRTLASRAIGRGLAKVEPTSPNTMIAFAAKAGSTASDGDSRNSPFAVALVEHLPKPGLDLRKAFGFVRDDVLKSTGYKQEPYVYGSLGGDDVPLVATKPAATGPQANPQDSIRRDYELALQLATRDGWEAFLAQYPEGFYANLAKGQLNKIGAEETRASAEQKANAAEQQKARLIAERAQKAEQDKAAAAAKAAEEARIAAEKQKQIEQARTDAAEQQRKLAEAAAAKAQAEKQAAERAKAELAAEKAEQVAKPTADRQMPEVEQKVAALAPAPASTLSAADLTKSVQSELRRVGCFASAADGDWNSASQRSLTLFNKYAGTQFDAKLASVDALEALKAKPGRVCPLVCNFGFKADGDQCVKITCRAGYRVGDDNECEKVQEKKPVATREDSRRRDTDRKQTEAAPSTPQATGQIYCSSAGCRPVQKGCRLVSGAIPGRMSPNGATGGNYEVCN, encoded by the coding sequence GTGATTCCGTTTCGGATATTTGCTTTGTTGATTTTGGCCATTGGCCTCGCCTGCGGACCGGCCCATGCGGACCGGCGGGTGGCGCTTGTCATTGGCAATTCCGCCTACAAGAGTGCGCCCAAGCTCGGCAATCCCGTCAACGATGCCACTCTGGTCGGCGGCATGTTCAAGAAGGCCGGCTTTGATTCCGTCGACGTCAGGTTGGATCTCAGCGCGAGCGAGATGCGGCGCATGTTGCGTGAGTTCGCCGGCAGGACCCGCGATGCCGACATGGCCGTGATCTATTACGCCGGCCACGGCATCGAGCTGGAAGGCACAAACTATCTCATTCCGATCGACGCGACGCTGGAGACGGATGGCGACGTGCTCGACGAGACCATCCCGGTGGAGCGTGCGCTGTTCGCGGTCGAGCCGGCCAAGCAGCTGCGCCTGATCATCCTGGACGCGTGCCGCGACAATCCGTTTTCCAAGACCATGAAGCGGACGCTGGCCTCGCGCGCGATCGGACGCGGGCTTGCCAAGGTCGAGCCGACCAGCCCCAACACCATGATCGCCTTCGCCGCGAAGGCCGGTTCGACCGCGTCTGACGGTGACTCCAGGAACAGCCCGTTCGCCGTCGCTTTGGTCGAGCACCTTCCCAAGCCGGGCCTCGACCTGCGCAAGGCGTTCGGCTTCGTGCGCGACGACGTGCTCAAGAGCACCGGCTACAAGCAGGAGCCCTATGTCTATGGCTCGCTCGGTGGCGACGACGTACCGCTGGTCGCGACCAAGCCGGCCGCGACCGGTCCGCAGGCCAATCCGCAGGATTCTATTCGCAGGGATTACGAGCTCGCGCTGCAGCTTGCCACGCGCGACGGCTGGGAAGCCTTCCTGGCGCAATATCCCGAGGGGTTCTATGCCAATCTGGCCAAGGGCCAATTGAACAAGATCGGCGCCGAGGAGACGCGCGCGTCGGCCGAGCAAAAAGCTAATGCGGCCGAACAGCAGAAGGCAAGGCTTATTGCCGAACGCGCCCAGAAGGCCGAGCAGGACAAGGCGGCGGCGGCAGCTAAAGCCGCCGAAGAGGCCCGGATCGCGGCGGAGAAGCAGAAGCAGATCGAGCAGGCGCGGACTGATGCAGCCGAGCAGCAGCGCAAGCTGGCCGAAGCCGCTGCGGCGAAAGCGCAGGCCGAGAAGCAGGCTGCGGAGAGGGCCAAGGCCGAGCTTGCCGCCGAGAAGGCGGAGCAGGTGGCAAAGCCGACGGCCGATCGGCAGATGCCTGAGGTCGAGCAAAAAGTTGCAGCTCTTGCGCCGGCGCCGGCATCCACATTGTCGGCGGCTGATCTGACAAAATCCGTGCAGAGCGAACTGCGCCGTGTCGGCTGCTTTGCCTCGGCTGCGGACGGCGACTGGAATTCAGCCTCGCAGCGCTCATTGACACTGTTCAACAAATATGCCGGCACCCAGTTCGATGCCAAGCTTGCAAGCGTCGACGCCCTCGAAGCGCTGAAGGCAAAGCCGGGGCGGGTCTGCCCGCTTGTCTGCAATTTCGGCTTCAAGGCTGACGGCGATCAATGCGTGAAGATCACCTGCCGGGCCGGCTATCGCGTCGGTGACGACAATGAGTGCGAGAAGGTGCAGGAGAAAAAGCCAGTTGCGACGCGCGAGGATTCGCGGAGGCGGGATACGGATCGAAAACAAACGGAGGCTGCGCCATCGACGCCGCAGGCAACGGGACAGATTTATTGCAGCTCTGCCGGATGCAGGCCGGTGCAGAA
- a CDS encoding acyl-CoA synthetase, with amino-acid sequence MAGIHALDRLIGSDYPDLATDAEVRAFEQVPYADRVAAESTYEAIRLGAARNPDGPALQFLQNADPADTPVVVTYRDFIARVTQAANMFHALGVEKGDVVSFMLPLVPDAFVTLFGAEAAGIANPVNPLLEPHQIAEILEAANTKVLVALGPMPGTDIWQKVEQIRPQLKHLKAIVQVFGAGDPARGILTFNDLIRQQPSDRLISGRKILGSDIAAYFHTGGTTGTPKLVRHTHANQVYQAWALNLLLKSKPGANMLFGMPLFHVGGSLTQVLTTLSAGGSLVVLSPSGWRNPNAVKNIWQLVERFKPEALSSVPTVLAATLAVPPGDADISSLKYAAGGGSAIPVAVGSAIQDKLKLPVVEVYGMTETSSVHTLAYPSRPIRLGSVGLPMPYARVRIVQLDADGKLIRDCAPDEIGVVIMAGPGVFGGYLNDEHNKGAFVDEVWVNSGDLGRLDADGYLWITGRAKDLVIRGGHNIDPAPIEEIMFRHPAVGFAAVVGQPDAYAGELPVGYVQLKQGATVEPGELETWVRERTPERAAVPVQVIPIDPMPVTGVGKVFKPQLRWDAAQRVFTKVLTPLTERGIDCKVRVGAHGSHGSIATVTLAGLPADKREAVAREVHALLAPFVMRHEVVQM; translated from the coding sequence ATGGCGGGCATCCACGCGCTCGATCGGCTCATCGGCAGCGACTATCCAGACCTGGCGACGGACGCAGAGGTTCGGGCGTTCGAGCAGGTCCCTTACGCCGATCGCGTCGCGGCCGAGAGCACTTACGAGGCCATCAGGCTGGGTGCGGCCCGTAACCCCGACGGGCCGGCGCTCCAGTTCCTGCAAAACGCCGATCCCGCCGACACGCCGGTCGTGGTGACGTACCGTGATTTCATCGCGCGCGTCACACAGGCCGCCAACATGTTTCACGCGCTCGGCGTCGAGAAGGGCGACGTCGTCAGCTTCATGCTGCCGCTGGTGCCGGACGCCTTCGTGACGCTGTTCGGCGCGGAGGCCGCCGGCATCGCCAATCCCGTCAATCCCCTGCTGGAGCCGCACCAGATCGCGGAGATCCTTGAGGCCGCGAACACAAAAGTCCTGGTGGCGCTCGGGCCGATGCCGGGCACCGACATCTGGCAGAAAGTCGAGCAGATCAGGCCGCAACTCAAGCACCTCAAGGCGATCGTGCAGGTGTTCGGTGCTGGCGATCCGGCGAGGGGAATCCTTACGTTCAACGACCTGATCAGGCAGCAGCCTTCAGACCGCCTTATCAGTGGGCGCAAGATTCTGGGCAGCGACATCGCCGCCTATTTCCACACCGGCGGCACCACCGGCACGCCAAAGCTGGTGCGGCACACGCATGCCAACCAAGTGTATCAAGCCTGGGCGCTCAATCTGCTGCTGAAGTCGAAGCCGGGCGCCAACATGCTGTTCGGCATGCCGCTGTTTCACGTCGGGGGCTCATTGACGCAGGTGCTGACGACGCTCTCGGCCGGCGGTTCGCTGGTCGTGCTGTCGCCGAGCGGATGGCGCAATCCGAATGCGGTCAAGAACATCTGGCAACTGGTCGAGCGCTTCAAGCCAGAAGCGCTGTCGAGCGTGCCGACGGTGCTCGCCGCAACGCTCGCGGTGCCGCCTGGCGATGCCGACATCTCCAGCCTGAAATATGCAGCCGGTGGCGGCTCCGCGATCCCGGTCGCGGTGGGGTCTGCGATCCAGGACAAGCTCAAGCTGCCTGTCGTCGAGGTCTACGGCATGACCGAGACCTCGAGCGTTCACACGTTGGCCTATCCGTCACGGCCGATCCGACTCGGTTCGGTCGGCCTTCCCATGCCTTACGCGCGGGTCCGCATCGTCCAGCTCGATGCTGACGGCAAGCTGATCCGCGACTGCGCGCCGGACGAGATCGGCGTCGTCATCATGGCCGGGCCCGGCGTGTTCGGCGGCTATCTCAACGACGAGCACAACAAGGGTGCTTTCGTCGACGAGGTCTGGGTCAATTCCGGCGATCTTGGCCGGCTCGATGCTGACGGTTATCTCTGGATCACCGGCCGCGCCAAGGATCTCGTGATCCGCGGCGGCCACAACATCGATCCGGCACCGATCGAGGAGATCATGTTCCGCCATCCCGCCGTCGGCTTTGCGGCGGTGGTCGGCCAACCCGACGCCTATGCCGGCGAACTGCCGGTGGGATATGTGCAGCTGAAGCAGGGCGCGACCGTCGAGCCGGGGGAGCTGGAGACGTGGGTGCGCGAGCGTACTCCGGAGCGCGCGGCTGTCCCGGTGCAGGTCATCCCGATCGATCCGATGCCGGTGACCGGCGTCGGCAAAGTGTTCAAGCCGCAGCTGCGCTGGGACGCAGCCCAGCGCGTGTTCACGAAGGTGCTGACACCCCTCACTGAGCGCGGCATCGACTGCAAGGTCAGGGTCGGCGCTCACGGCAGCCACGGCTCGATCGCCACCGTGACGCTGGCGGGCCTGCCGGCGGATAAGCGCGAAGCGGTTGCGCGCGAGGTGCACGCACTGCTTGCACCGTTCGTGATGCGCCACGAGGTGGTGCAGATGTAA
- a CDS encoding preprotein translocase subunit SecD, whose translation MTTLPRDCATRLFIALAVTAGIMTSVLALPRAAHAEDGQIDKMRAKISAFISDKMEKLGGSRIVYKVDTDGLRESVVTDLRDDVYKNLRDGKIAFSGLAIRDGGVELKIADAKGREQLARKLASAAEGLPSHALAVTDGGDGMVRLAPTNAASAARLHELVEDAIAMIEQRLKEAGVQLASVQPDGTERIRIFLPGVMEPERVTAVFARRVKVGFRLIDLSMPPDQAQSGTPPAGTEVLPGFKDKSLYLVAKDSVLDGDDISYAGPGFASATKEPIASFRFNGRGTRRFAHITEENIAKPFAIVLDGKVISAPVIREPITGGSGQISGNFTLEEANGVAMLLRAGSLPGHLSLVEQQVVQPAAKP comes from the coding sequence ATGACTACGCTCCCGCGGGATTGCGCTACCCGGCTGTTCATCGCGCTCGCCGTGACAGCAGGGATCATGACATCGGTGCTCGCCCTGCCCCGCGCGGCACACGCCGAGGACGGCCAGATCGACAAGATGCGCGCCAAGATCTCGGCCTTCATCAGCGACAAGATGGAGAAGCTCGGCGGGTCACGCATCGTCTACAAGGTGGACACCGATGGCCTGCGCGAGAGCGTCGTCACGGATTTGCGCGACGACGTCTACAAGAACCTGCGCGACGGCAAGATCGCCTTCTCCGGCCTTGCCATCCGTGACGGCGGCGTCGAGTTGAAGATCGCGGACGCCAAAGGCCGCGAACAACTCGCGCGCAAGCTCGCGTCGGCCGCGGAGGGATTGCCGTCGCATGCACTCGCCGTGACCGACGGCGGCGACGGAATGGTCAGGCTTGCCCCGACCAATGCGGCATCCGCCGCGCGGCTGCACGAGCTCGTCGAAGATGCCATCGCCATGATCGAGCAGCGTCTGAAGGAGGCCGGCGTCCAGCTCGCCAGCGTCCAGCCCGATGGGACCGAGCGCATCCGTATCTTCCTGCCCGGTGTGATGGAGCCCGAGCGCGTCACCGCGGTGTTCGCCCGAAGGGTCAAGGTCGGCTTCCGCCTGATCGACCTCTCGATGCCGCCGGACCAAGCGCAATCCGGCACGCCGCCGGCTGGCACGGAAGTCCTGCCCGGCTTCAAGGACAAGAGCCTTTATCTGGTCGCCAAGGACAGCGTGCTCGACGGCGACGACATCAGCTATGCGGGCCCGGGGTTTGCAAGCGCCACGAAAGAGCCGATTGCCTCGTTCCGCTTCAACGGCCGCGGCACGCGGCGCTTTGCCCACATCACCGAAGAGAATATTGCAAAGCCCTTTGCCATCGTGCTCGACGGCAAGGTGATCTCCGCCCCCGTGATCCGCGAGCCCATCACCGGCGGCTCGGGCCAGATCTCCGGCAATTTCACCCTGGAGGAAGCAAATGGCGTCGCCATGCTGCTGCGCGCCGGTTCGCTGCCCGGGCACCTCAGCCTGGTCGAGCAGCAGGTCGTGCAGCCCGCCGCCAAACCCTAA
- a CDS encoding cyclic nucleotide-binding domain-containing protein — MPSGSADISSILDRILEAATDNLRIAKILVQMGLDPNNVTYDSIFNRMLEIFVQNITLANMFAAVGAGFFVATLLMRTMVPLRVANMVGCAFFAVFGALSANVSTFLLYLLLLPINALRLRQMLKLVKKARHAAEGDMSIEWLKPFMTERKYRRGDTLFKLGDPAKEMLLTVTGKFLVKEINIEIMPGALMGELGFLTPGNRRTGTIECIEDGQVLTITYDRLLEIYFQDPQFGYYFLVLTSQRLLQNIERLQKQLASERAATTNRIA; from the coding sequence ATGCCGTCCGGCAGCGCAGACATTTCGTCGATCCTCGACCGCATTCTCGAGGCGGCGACGGATAACCTCAGGATCGCGAAGATCCTGGTCCAGATGGGCCTCGATCCGAACAACGTCACCTATGACTCGATCTTCAATCGGATGCTGGAGATCTTCGTCCAGAACATCACGCTGGCCAATATGTTTGCCGCGGTCGGCGCCGGCTTCTTCGTCGCCACCCTCCTGATGCGGACGATGGTTCCGCTGCGCGTCGCCAACATGGTCGGCTGCGCGTTCTTCGCCGTCTTCGGTGCGCTCTCTGCCAACGTCTCGACCTTCCTGCTCTATCTCCTGCTGCTACCGATCAACGCCTTGCGCCTGCGGCAGATGCTCAAGCTCGTCAAGAAGGCGCGCCATGCGGCCGAAGGCGACATGTCGATCGAATGGCTCAAGCCGTTCATGACCGAACGCAAATATCGCCGCGGCGACACGCTGTTCAAACTGGGCGATCCAGCCAAGGAGATGCTCCTCACGGTCACCGGCAAGTTCCTGGTCAAGGAGATCAATATCGAGATCATGCCGGGCGCGCTGATGGGCGAGCTCGGCTTCCTCACGCCGGGCAACCGGCGCACCGGAACGATCGAATGCATCGAAGACGGGCAGGTGTTGACGATTACCTATGACCGGTTGCTCGAGATCTACTTCCAGGATCCGCAATTCGGCTACTACTTCCTGGTGCTGACCAGCCAGCGCCTGCTGCAGAACATCGAGCGCCTCCAGAAGCAGCTGGCGTCGGAGCGCGCGGCCACCACGAACAGGATCGCGTGA
- a CDS encoding glutathione S-transferase family protein — translation MLTVHHLGKSQSERIVWLCEELAIPYELKRYARDPVTMLAPAEYKALHPIGAAPVITDGELVLAESGAVVDYVVAKYGNGRLVLEPTDPAFAQFLYWLHFANGTLQPGMGRMMILSRLDLAKDNPTLLAMKGRLDRAFDLLDARLREAEYLAGSAFTTADIMTVFSLTTMRYFQPYDVSRCPNVVKYLGRISARAGYRRAMEKGDPGMALLLN, via the coding sequence ATGCTCACCGTCCATCATCTCGGCAAGTCGCAGTCCGAGCGAATCGTCTGGCTGTGCGAGGAGCTGGCGATTCCCTACGAGCTGAAGCGCTATGCGCGCGATCCCGTCACCATGCTGGCTCCGGCCGAGTACAAGGCGCTGCATCCGATTGGGGCGGCGCCGGTGATCACCGACGGCGAACTGGTGCTCGCGGAATCCGGCGCGGTCGTCGACTACGTCGTTGCAAAATATGGCAACGGCCGACTCGTGCTCGAGCCCACTGATCCCGCCTTTGCGCAGTTTCTGTATTGGCTTCACTTCGCCAATGGCACCCTGCAACCCGGCATGGGGCGGATGATGATCCTGAGCCGGCTCGATCTCGCCAAGGACAATCCGACCCTGCTCGCGATGAAGGGGCGTCTCGATCGAGCCTTCGATCTTCTCGACGCAAGGCTTCGCGAGGCCGAATACCTTGCGGGCAGCGCCTTCACGACCGCCGACATCATGACGGTATTCTCGCTCACCACCATGCGCTACTTCCAGCCCTATGACGTGTCGCGCTGTCCCAACGTGGTCAAATATCTCGGCCGCATCAGCGCGCGGGCGGGCTATCGGCGTGCGATGGAGAAGGGCGACCCGGGCATGGCGCTGCTGTTGAACTGA
- a CDS encoding cytochrome b, with protein sequence MIRNTSHGWGSISRWLHWVLALTIIGMIGFGWWMNHIPARPDRFFYRSIHADIGYVILLLTVLRLVWRLLNPTPAMPAETSRWQKVAAHVSHGALYLAVIVVTMLGWAHSGAHAPDYSDFFGLFHVPQFTAPDRAVAAAYEDRHILFAYVLLALIAVHVIAALWHHFIRRDRVVARMVTDEAG encoded by the coding sequence ATGATCAGAAATACCAGTCACGGCTGGGGCAGCATTTCCCGATGGCTGCACTGGGTTCTGGCGCTGACCATCATCGGCATGATCGGCTTCGGGTGGTGGATGAACCACATCCCGGCGCGTCCCGACCGCTTCTTCTACCGCTCGATCCACGCCGATATCGGCTATGTGATTCTGCTGCTCACGGTGCTGCGCCTGGTCTGGCGCCTCCTTAACCCGACGCCCGCCATGCCGGCCGAGACCTCGCGGTGGCAGAAGGTCGCCGCCCATGTCAGCCACGGCGCGCTCTACCTCGCAGTCATCGTCGTCACCATGCTCGGCTGGGCGCATTCCGGTGCGCACGCACCTGATTATTCGGACTTCTTCGGCCTGTTTCACGTGCCGCAATTCACCGCTCCCGACCGCGCGGTGGCGGCCGCCTATGAAGACCGCCACATCCTCTTTGCCTATGTGCTGCTCGCCTTGATCGCGGTTCACGTGATCGCCGCCCTCTGGCACCACTTCATCCGCCGCGACCGCGTCGTGGCGCGGATGGTGACAGACGAGGCGGGGTAG
- the murI gene encoding glutamate racemase, with the protein MTNSPTILVFDSGLGGLTVLREVVAARSDAHYVYVADDAFFPYGHHSEDEIIARVVPLIGELVGTHDPDLVVIACNTASTLVLSHLRAAYSLPFVGTVPAIKPACAQSRSRRVSVLGTKGTVKREYTKALIRDFAQGCEVTLVGSPELAALAEAELSGSPVSDDAILAELAPCFVGDAGDAGARTDTVVLACTHYPLLLDRLKKLAPWPVDWIDPAPAIARRVSDLLGAQISGIAQSGAEMIFTSNRVHGLSATLMPFFGGRIPA; encoded by the coding sequence GTGACCAATTCCCCGACGATTCTGGTGTTCGATTCCGGCCTTGGCGGGCTCACGGTCCTGCGTGAGGTCGTGGCCGCGCGCTCCGACGCGCATTACGTCTACGTCGCGGACGACGCCTTCTTTCCCTACGGCCACCACAGCGAGGACGAGATCATCGCCCGCGTGGTGCCGCTGATAGGGGAATTGGTCGGCACGCATGATCCTGACCTCGTCGTCATCGCCTGCAACACGGCGTCCACCCTGGTCCTATCGCATCTGCGCGCCGCTTATTCCCTGCCCTTCGTCGGCACGGTACCGGCGATCAAGCCGGCTTGCGCGCAGTCGAGGAGCCGGCGCGTGTCGGTGCTCGGCACCAAGGGCACGGTGAAGCGCGAATACACCAAGGCGCTGATCCGGGATTTCGCGCAAGGCTGCGAGGTGACACTGGTCGGTTCGCCCGAGCTGGCTGCGCTGGCTGAAGCAGAGCTCAGCGGTTCTCCCGTCAGCGACGACGCCATCCTCGCCGAGCTCGCCCCGTGTTTCGTCGGCGATGCCGGGGACGCAGGCGCACGCACCGACACCGTGGTGCTCGCCTGCACGCATTATCCACTGCTGCTCGACCGGCTGAAAAAGCTCGCGCCCTGGCCGGTCGACTGGATCGATCCGGCGCCCGCGATCGCCCGCCGCGTCTCGGATCTGCTCGGCGCGCAGATCAGTGGCATCGCGCAGTCCGGCGCCGAGATGATCTTCACCTCGAACCGCGTCCATGGCCTTTCGGCCACGCTGATGCCGTTCTTCGGCGGCCGGATTCCAGCCTGA
- a CDS encoding aldolase/citrate lyase family protein has protein sequence MSVPATPLNRLRQLWREDRPAFGAIATIPSVQTVQIMARSLDWIIVDLEHGPIGLTEAHAMIAATTGTPCTPLVRIAANEPWLAKAPMDIGAFGINFPMITNRAEAEKAVRCVRYPPRGDRLWGPFHAPFRWGQSMPDYMASADDEMICMITIEHVDAVNRIDEIMATPGIDVAVIGPGDLATSINKRGQMDDPELLELVARAEAGILRSGVPIGGVARTADQANALVDRGYRAIALGFDWSLFQRGIMAAFEGIKR, from the coding sequence ATGTCGGTCCCCGCAACGCCGCTCAACCGTCTCCGCCAGCTCTGGCGCGAGGATCGTCCCGCCTTCGGCGCGATCGCGACGATCCCGAGCGTGCAGACCGTGCAGATCATGGCGCGCTCACTCGACTGGATCATCGTCGATCTCGAGCATGGGCCGATTGGACTGACCGAAGCACATGCGATGATCGCGGCCACGACCGGCACACCGTGCACGCCGCTGGTGCGGATCGCGGCGAACGAACCGTGGCTTGCGAAGGCACCGATGGACATCGGCGCCTTCGGCATCAATTTCCCGATGATCACCAATCGCGCGGAGGCCGAGAAAGCGGTGCGCTGCGTGCGCTATCCACCACGCGGCGATCGGCTCTGGGGTCCGTTCCATGCACCATTCCGCTGGGGCCAGTCGATGCCGGACTACATGGCCAGCGCCGACGACGAGATGATCTGCATGATCACCATCGAGCACGTCGACGCCGTCAACCGCATCGACGAGATCATGGCCACGCCCGGCATCGACGTCGCTGTGATCGGCCCCGGCGATCTCGCCACCTCCATCAACAAGCGCGGCCAGATGGACGATCCGGAATTGCTGGAGCTGGTGGCGCGGGCCGAGGCCGGCATCCTCAGGAGCGGCGTACCGATCGGCGGCGTGGCGCGTACCGCGGACCAGGCCAATGCCCTGGTCGATCGCGGCTACCGCGCGATCGCGCTCGGCTTTGACTGGTCCCTATTCCAGCGCGGCATCATGGCAGCGTTCGAGGGGATCAAGCGCTAG
- a CDS encoding cupin domain-containing protein: protein MLKKTLLALAFTGLAVAAFAQQPGIKRTPLQKVEFPDGYNTITAIAEVPAGGAAGRHTHPGIETGYVLEGELNLLIDGQPEKTLKAGDSYQIPAGVVHDAKAHGDKAMKVLGVYIVDKTKPLASPAP from the coding sequence ATGCTCAAAAAGACTTTGCTCGCTCTCGCCTTCACCGGCCTCGCTGTTGCGGCCTTCGCCCAGCAGCCCGGCATCAAGCGCACCCCGCTCCAGAAGGTCGAATTTCCCGATGGCTACAACACCATCACCGCCATCGCGGAGGTCCCGGCGGGCGGCGCGGCCGGTCGCCATACCCATCCGGGCATCGAGACCGGTTACGTGCTCGAAGGCGAGCTCAATCTCCTCATCGACGGGCAGCCGGAAAAGACGCTGAAAGCCGGCGATTCCTACCAGATCCCGGCGGGCGTCGTGCATGACGCCAAAGCCCACGGTGACAAGGCTATGAAAGTGCTTGGGGTTTACATCGTCGACAAGACCAAGCCGTTGGCCTCGCCGGCGCCCTGA
- a CDS encoding acyltransferase produces the protein MRGTPKTISLPRRLIIDLMHASMGVPFVSLSRSLDIGPLQEARAGAMAPAGWAAMFVKAFALVARNEPVLRTVYAKWPWPSLYELPKSVASVAIARVEGGEECVIPQRIVAPEAMTLAEVDAEIRRAKTAPIDEIPMFRKIMRVTRLPLPLRRLSWAIGLNFGRQRGNWFGSFAVSSVAAYGGGELHPITPGPFIVSYGMVGPDQTIHVVIRWDHRITDAAPIARVLTRLEQVLNTEIAAELRAAGSKPIRAVGT, from the coding sequence ATGCGCGGGACGCCCAAGACCATTTCGCTGCCGCGTCGCCTGATTATCGACCTCATGCACGCATCGATGGGCGTGCCCTTCGTGTCCCTGTCCCGTTCGCTCGATATCGGCCCCCTGCAGGAGGCCCGCGCGGGCGCGATGGCACCAGCCGGCTGGGCGGCGATGTTCGTCAAGGCTTTTGCCCTGGTCGCCAGGAACGAGCCGGTCCTGCGTACCGTCTATGCCAAATGGCCCTGGCCGTCGCTTTACGAGCTCCCGAAGAGCGTGGCGTCGGTGGCCATTGCCCGGGTCGAGGGCGGTGAGGAATGCGTGATCCCGCAGCGAATCGTGGCTCCCGAGGCCATGACCCTGGCTGAGGTCGACGCCGAGATCCGGCGCGCCAAGACCGCCCCGATCGATGAAATTCCCATGTTCCGCAAGATCATGCGGGTGACCCGTCTGCCGCTGCCGCTGCGGCGGCTGTCCTGGGCGATAGGACTGAATTTCGGCCGGCAGCGCGGCAACTGGTTCGGCAGCTTCGCGGTGAGCTCGGTGGCCGCCTATGGTGGCGGCGAGCTTCACCCGATCACGCCCGGCCCCTTCATCGTCAGCTATGGGATGGTCGGGCCTGACCAGACCATCCATGTCGTGATCCGCTGGGATCACCGGATCACCGATGCCGCCCCGATCGCCCGGGTCCTGACCCGGCTGGAACAGGTCCTGAACACTGAAATCGCTGCCGAATTGCGGGCGGCCGGGTCGAAGCCGATCCGGGCGGTCGGGACGTGA
- the rpsD gene encoding 30S ribosomal protein S4, with protein sequence MTKRSEAKYKLDRRMGQNIWGRPKSPVNRREYGPGQHGQRRKGKLSDFGVQLRAKQKLKGYYANISERQFHSIYVEASRLKGDTGENLIGLLERRLDAVVYRAKFVSTIFAARQFINHGHVKVNGRKVNISSYLVKLGDVIEVKESSKQLAHVLEASQLSERDTPDYLEVDHGKMTAKYIRIPHLSDVPFPVQMEPHLVVEFYSR encoded by the coding sequence ATGACTAAGCGCAGTGAGGCGAAGTACAAACTCGATCGCCGTATGGGCCAGAACATCTGGGGCCGCCCGAAGAGCCCCGTGAACCGCCGCGAATACGGCCCCGGCCAGCACGGCCAGCGCCGCAAGGGCAAGCTCTCCGACTTCGGCGTGCAGCTGCGCGCCAAGCAGAAGCTGAAGGGCTATTACGCCAACATCTCCGAGCGTCAGTTCCACAGCATCTATGTCGAGGCCAGCCGTCTCAAGGGCGATACCGGCGAGAACCTGATCGGCCTGCTCGAGCGCCGTCTGGACGCGGTCGTGTACCGTGCCAAGTTCGTCTCGACGATCTTCGCCGCGCGCCAGTTCATCAACCACGGCCACGTCAAGGTGAACGGCCGCAAGGTCAACATCTCGAGCTATCTGGTCAAGCTCGGCGACGTTATCGAGGTCAAGGAATCCTCCAAGCAGCTCGCTCACGTCCTCGAAGCCAGCCAGCTCTCCGAGCGTGACACCCCCGACTATCTCGAAGTCGACCATGGCAAGATGACCGCGAAATACATTCGCATCCCGCACCTCTCCGACGTGCCGTTCCCGGTGCAGATGGAGCCGCATCTGGTCGTCGAATTCTATTCGCGCTGA